In a single window of the Prevotella melaninogenica genome:
- a CDS encoding alpha/beta hydrolase produces the protein MRHKKEVSEIGEHTCILHSEENAKFFIIQPVDSNDTEELERQITYIEENSQTPFIHIAIRINKWNAELTPWPAPPVFGKIPFGDGAHSTLLYIIEQLIPALKVRYAMELHKSNTILGGYSLAGLFSLWASYQQNVPFRGIVSASPSAWYIGWLDYADTHQPQVEHAYLSLGDKEEKTKTKLMSTISKDILQQEQIFKDKGVNCKMEWNEGNHFQDNGVRIAKGFVWLMHQ, from the coding sequence ATGAGACATAAAAAAGAAGTTTCTGAGATTGGCGAGCACACATGTATCCTACATAGCGAAGAGAACGCAAAGTTTTTCATCATTCAGCCCGTTGACAGCAATGATACGGAGGAGTTAGAGCGTCAGATCACCTATATAGAAGAAAACTCGCAAACACCTTTCATCCATATTGCTATTCGCATAAACAAATGGAATGCCGAGCTTACCCCTTGGCCTGCTCCCCCCGTATTTGGAAAGATTCCCTTTGGAGATGGTGCTCATTCCACCTTATTATATATAATAGAACAACTTATCCCTGCCTTAAAAGTACGATATGCCATGGAACTCCATAAAAGCAACACCATCTTAGGTGGATATTCATTAGCAGGACTATTCTCCCTTTGGGCAAGCTATCAACAAAACGTTCCTTTCCGTGGAATTGTCTCAGCATCCCCTTCTGCATGGTATATAGGATGGTTAGACTATGCTGACACCCACCAACCACAAGTAGAACACGCATATCTCAGCCTTGGCGACAAAGAAGAGAAAACAAAAACAAAATTGATGTCAACTATCAGTAAAGACATCCTACAGCAAGAACAAATCTTCAAAGACAAAGGCGTAAATTGTAAGATGGAATGGAATGAAGGCAACCATTTCCAAGACAACGGAGTCAGAATTGCCAAAGGATTTGTTTGGTTGATGCACCAGTAA
- a CDS encoding glycogen/starch synthase — MLFPDYIFETSWEVCNKVGGIYTVLSTRAKTLQDKIKDHVIFLGPDCWQETPSPYFKEDKKLFAAWQQKAASEGLSVKVGRWDIPGEPIAMLVDFQSYFAYKDEIYGKLWEYYRVDSLHAYGDYDESAMFAYATALVVESFYKFYLSEKDKVVFHANEWQTGFAALVLQHRQPQIASIFTTHATGIGRSIAGNNKPLYEYLWAYNGDQMASELNMESKHSIEKQTAHHVDCFTTVSDITATECKELLDKPVDLVLPNGFENDFVPKGATFTKKRKAARKRLLDVANALIGDDIQDDALIVSTSGRYEFRNKGIDVFIESMNRLRFDENLKKQVVAFIEVPGWVAGPRQDLVERLNSGKQFDTPLEKPVLTHWLHNMDNDNVLNMLGSLGMNNAKEDKVKVILLPCYLTGDDGIMNMSYYDLVLGNDLCVYPSYYEPWGYTPLEAVAFKVPCITTDLAGFGLWANTEKGKYSEIEDGVKVLHRTDYNYSEVADGIKDTIARYSCFTKTEVNKCRSNAEKLSRKALWSEFIIYYEQAYDIALNKAAARNK; from the coding sequence ATGTTGTTTCCAGATTATATTTTTGAGACCAGCTGGGAAGTATGTAATAAGGTTGGAGGAATTTATACAGTACTTTCTACGCGTGCAAAGACATTACAAGATAAGATAAAAGATCATGTTATCTTTCTTGGTCCTGACTGCTGGCAAGAGACACCGTCCCCTTACTTTAAGGAGGATAAGAAGCTATTTGCTGCGTGGCAGCAGAAAGCAGCTTCTGAGGGGCTGTCGGTAAAGGTCGGCCGTTGGGATATCCCTGGTGAGCCAATCGCTATGCTTGTTGATTTTCAGTCATACTTTGCTTATAAAGATGAAATTTATGGTAAGCTTTGGGAGTATTATCGTGTTGATAGTCTTCATGCTTACGGTGATTATGACGAATCAGCAATGTTTGCTTATGCTACGGCACTTGTCGTAGAGAGTTTCTATAAGTTTTATCTAAGCGAGAAAGATAAGGTAGTTTTCCATGCAAATGAATGGCAGACAGGCTTTGCAGCACTCGTCTTGCAGCATCGTCAGCCACAGATAGCATCTATCTTTACAACTCATGCAACGGGTATTGGTCGCAGTATTGCTGGCAACAACAAACCTTTGTATGAATACCTCTGGGCTTATAATGGTGACCAGATGGCTTCAGAGTTGAATATGGAGAGCAAGCATTCTATTGAGAAGCAGACAGCTCACCATGTTGATTGCTTCACGACAGTGAGCGATATTACTGCAACAGAGTGCAAAGAGTTGCTTGATAAACCAGTAGATTTAGTTCTTCCAAATGGTTTTGAAAACGACTTTGTACCAAAGGGTGCAACCTTCACAAAGAAGCGCAAGGCAGCGCGTAAGCGTTTGCTTGATGTTGCCAATGCGTTGATAGGTGACGATATACAAGATGATGCGTTAATCGTATCAACCAGCGGACGATATGAGTTCCGCAATAAAGGTATTGATGTGTTCATAGAATCAATGAACCGCTTGCGTTTTGATGAGAACCTAAAGAAGCAGGTAGTAGCCTTCATTGAGGTTCCAGGCTGGGTAGCAGGTCCTCGTCAGGACCTTGTAGAGCGTCTCAACAGTGGCAAGCAGTTTGATACACCATTGGAGAAGCCTGTACTTACGCACTGGCTCCACAATATGGACAATGATAATGTGCTGAATATGCTCGGCTCCCTTGGCATGAACAATGCAAAGGAAGATAAAGTAAAGGTCATCCTCCTGCCTTGTTATCTGACAGGAGATGATGGCATTATGAATATGAGCTATTATGATCTCGTATTGGGTAACGACCTCTGTGTCTATCCTTCATACTATGAGCCATGGGGCTATACACCATTAGAGGCAGTAGCCTTTAAGGTTCCTTGTATTACAACCGACCTTGCAGGTTTCGGCTTGTGGGCAAATACAGAGAAGGGCAAATACAGCGAGATAGAAGACGGTGTTAAGGTATTACATCGTACTGATTATAATTATTCTGAGGTAGCTGATGGTATTAAGGATACCATAGCCCGTTACTCTTGCTTTACGAAGACGGAGGTGAACAAGTGTCGTTCAAATGCTGAGAAGCTCTCTCGTAAGGCACTTTGGAGTGAGTTTATCATCTATTATGAGCAGGCTTACGACATAGCATTAAATAAAGCAGCTGCAAGAAACAAGTGA
- a CDS encoding DUF3298 and DUF4163 domain-containing protein, with protein MNNKNFLFLLASLLSITVIAGCKGEKASAAEKVKDSVASPSLIADSVVKKKDVPLVVDSIGKSYSTKKGDVDLAYSFPVSGPQPLVDSLRAYLSSELVWIGDDYSDEGVESKPYSNFADGKGMINYYAKNAYKSISKTLEEIDDPDVAWKPEISKFIMKLNETERYVTYYSSFYTYSGGAHGMASEYGATFDKKTGVMLRNVLSPKDIKALQPILRAGVESYFRGGYEKENDVESRVKEDMDGLSLENGIIPLPRNGVYLSPKGVVFIYGFYEIGAYVIGMPTFTVPYEKIGKFLSPEAQRLAGIK; from the coding sequence ATGAATAATAAAAATTTTTTATTCCTTTTAGCATCTCTTTTATCTATTACTGTTATAGCTGGATGCAAAGGTGAGAAGGCATCAGCTGCGGAGAAAGTGAAGGATTCTGTGGCTTCTCCTTCTTTGATAGCTGACTCTGTTGTAAAAAAGAAAGACGTACCATTGGTGGTTGATTCTATTGGTAAGTCTTATAGTACAAAGAAGGGTGACGTTGATCTTGCTTATTCCTTCCCTGTGTCTGGTCCTCAACCGCTGGTCGATTCGCTCCGTGCTTACCTTTCGTCTGAATTGGTATGGATTGGAGATGACTATAGTGATGAGGGCGTAGAGTCTAAACCTTATAGTAATTTTGCGGATGGTAAGGGTATGATAAACTACTATGCTAAGAATGCTTATAAGAGTATAAGCAAAACTTTAGAAGAAATTGATGACCCAGATGTGGCTTGGAAACCAGAAATTTCTAAGTTTATAATGAAGCTAAATGAAACGGAACGTTATGTTACGTACTATTCTTCTTTTTACACATATTCGGGTGGTGCGCATGGAATGGCTTCAGAATATGGGGCTACTTTCGACAAGAAGACGGGTGTTATGCTGCGGAATGTATTGAGTCCGAAGGATATAAAAGCACTTCAACCTATCCTCAGAGCTGGTGTTGAAAGCTATTTCAGAGGGGGGTATGAAAAAGAGAATGATGTTGAAAGCCGTGTAAAGGAAGATATGGATGGGCTTTCTCTCGAGAATGGTATTATCCCATTACCAAGAAATGGTGTTTATCTTTCTCCAAAGGGTGTGGTGTTTATCTATGGATTCTATGAGATTGGTGCTTATGTTATCGGAATGCCTACCTTTACTGTTCCTTATGAAAAGATTGGAAAGTTCCTTTCACCTGAGGCACAACGCCTTGCGGGGATTAAATAA
- a CDS encoding DUF4112 domain-containing protein: MMERDYNKDSILDHDTESGMKDSNIALDKMAAVNNVGESKDFDEALMDSNKAFNSKDERRRQRREKRIKDLKESRSFWLISTITKWADKYFLDALLGFIPSVGDVVSSIFGLPFIYVSLFKVKSIPLTLAIIYNYLVDILLGSIPFFIGDAIDFFSKAHVKNLDLITRYVEGDKKTIRQVRSKALVTGLLIVVLSVIIYFVFRLLIGVTEWTWSLLITMFNWLIGYFSGSYS; this comes from the coding sequence ATGATGGAAAGAGATTATAATAAGGATTCAATATTAGATCATGATACTGAAAGTGGAATGAAGGATAGCAATATTGCTTTAGATAAGATGGCCGCTGTTAATAATGTGGGAGAATCTAAAGATTTTGACGAGGCACTTATGGACAGTAATAAGGCGTTTAATAGTAAAGATGAAAGGCGGCGACAAAGAAGGGAGAAACGTATTAAGGATTTGAAAGAATCAAGGTCGTTTTGGCTTATTAGTACGATAACTAAGTGGGCCGATAAGTATTTTTTGGATGCACTTCTTGGTTTTATTCCATCTGTAGGTGATGTTGTTTCCTCTATTTTTGGTTTACCTTTTATATATGTTTCTCTGTTTAAGGTTAAGTCAATTCCACTAACCTTAGCTATCATATACAACTATTTAGTGGATATACTTTTGGGAAGTATTCCTTTTTTTATTGGAGATGCTATTGATTTTTTCAGCAAAGCACATGTAAAGAACTTAGATTTGATTACGCGCTACGTGGAAGGAGATAAGAAAACAATCAGACAGGTGAGATCAAAAGCTTTAGTGACGGGGCTTCTTATTGTTGTACTCAGTGTGATTATTTATTTTGTTTTCAGATTACTGATAGGTGTAACGGAATGGACTTGGAGTTTGCTTATCACAATGTTTAATTGGCTGATAGGCTATTTTAGCGGTTCGTATAGCTAA
- a CDS encoding Gfo/Idh/MocA family protein produces the protein MKISIVGTGMIATEVITLLKTEVKGIEITSIFSHSNTEKAEFLAKMNHIERIYTDYAQLLKEDKADFVYIALVNSAHYEFTRKALEAGRNVIVEKPFTLTVAEAEELTTMARERKLYLFEAISPLHTPNFRMVKDSLKKIGPIHFVQCNFSQYSSKYERYLQGDIAPAFNPDLGGGALNDLNVYNINIVIGLFGHPTATQYFANRGHNGIDTSGVMVLSYPTMTATCTAAKDSSSPSFILIQGEKGWIHIPTTANEFGSVEIMKQGKLTSYRRNAYESRLAHEFMSFKDVWEKKNYKQMEAWLERSVEVVRVMG, from the coding sequence ATGAAGATTAGCATTGTAGGAACTGGAATGATAGCCACAGAGGTTATCACATTGCTCAAGACAGAAGTAAAAGGGATAGAAATCACCAGTATATTTTCACATAGCAATACGGAAAAGGCAGAATTTCTTGCGAAGATGAATCATATTGAGCGTATTTATACAGACTATGCTCAGTTGCTAAAAGAAGACAAAGCCGACTTCGTTTATATTGCCTTAGTCAATAGTGCCCATTATGAATTTACCCGCAAGGCATTAGAGGCAGGTAGAAATGTAATTGTAGAAAAGCCTTTCACCCTCACTGTTGCCGAAGCAGAAGAGCTTACAACAATGGCACGAGAAAGAAAGCTCTACCTCTTTGAAGCTATCTCTCCACTCCATACACCTAACTTCCGCATGGTCAAAGATAGCCTAAAGAAGATTGGTCCCATTCACTTTGTACAGTGTAATTTCTCACAATATTCAAGTAAGTACGAACGCTATTTACAAGGAGATATTGCCCCTGCCTTCAATCCAGACTTAGGCGGTGGTGCACTGAACGACCTCAATGTCTACAATATCAATATTGTTATAGGGCTTTTCGGGCATCCTACTGCTACACAGTATTTTGCCAACCGAGGGCATAACGGCATTGACACCTCTGGCGTAATGGTACTCTCCTACCCTACAATGACGGCAACCTGTACCGCAGCAAAGGATTCAAGTAGTCCATCGTTTATACTCATACAAGGAGAAAAAGGGTGGATACACATCCCAACAACTGCAAATGAGTTTGGTAGTGTAGAAATCATGAAACAAGGAAAACTGACCAGTTATCGACGTAACGCCTATGAAAGTCGCCTTGCTCATGAGTTTATGAGCTTCAAAGATGTATGGGAAAAGAAGAATTACAAGCAGATGGAAGCATGGCTTGAGAGGTCAGTGGAAGTAGTGAGGGTCATGGGATAA